Proteins from a genomic interval of Euwallacea fornicatus isolate EFF26 chromosome 1, ASM4011564v1, whole genome shotgun sequence:
- the LOC136342579 gene encoding peroxiredoxin-2-like — MLRSLYEKVPQLVKIAGPHFKSNQVVRPISFSSSFLAPRVQELAPNFSGTAVISSNFKNIQLSDYKGKYVVLAFYPLDFTFVCPTELIALDDRIEDFKKLNTEVIGCSIDSHFTHLGWMNTERSKGGLGQLRYPLLSDINKNIAKDYGVLLEKEGIALRGMFIIDPNGILRQITINDLPIGRSVDEALRIIEALQFVEKHGEVCPANWKKGHKTIKPDPKGSQEYFSSRDN; from the exons ATGTTGAGAAGTCTATATGAAAAG GTACCCCAGTTAGTCAAAATAGCAGGTCCACATTTCAAATCTAATCAAGTTGTTAGAccaatttcatttt CATCTTCGTTTTTGGCACCAAGAGTACAAGAACTGGCCCCTAACTTTTCTGGCACAGCTGTAATTtcctcaaatttcaaaaacatccAATTAAGTGActataaaggaaaatatgttGTGCTGGCATTTTATCCTTTAGACTT TACATTTGTCTGTCCTACTGAATTAATTGCGCTAGACGACAGAATAGAAGATTTCAAGAAACTAAACACTGAAGTCATTGGATGTTCGATTGATTCACATTTCACCCATTTAGGATGGATGAACACTGAACGCTCA AAAGGAGGTCTAGGTCAACTTAGGTACCCTCTACTATctgacataaataaaaatattgctaaaGATTATGGGGTATTGTTAGAGAAAGAAGGTATTGCCTTGAGAGGCATGTTCATTATCGATCCAAATGGCATTTTACGACAAATTACCATCAATGATTTGCCTATTGGAAGGTCAGTTGATGAGGCTTTGAGGATAATTGAAGCTCTCCAATTTGTAGAAAAACATGGCGAAG TGTGCCCGGCAAATTGGAAAAAGGGACATAAAACCATAAAACCTGATCCTAAAGGATCACAGGAATATTTTTCGTCTCGtgataattaa